The Sulfuriferula nivalis genome contains the following window.
AGGAAAATGATGGAACCACGACTACTTTTTCCAGGCTTGTTCAAAACTAGCAGCGCTTAGCAGCCTGTCTGGCTTAAATGGGGTTGGGTGGCGCAATGAATGGGTAGGCGGGGTGTAGAGCAGTCGGTATCGAGAACGTTAGGCGGTTCTGACCTCGGTCAATAGGTCAGGGTGGCGATCCAGCAGTTTAAACAGCTTGACCAAGGCCAGTGGCGGCTTGGTTTTTCCATTCTCATAGCGAGAGAAAGCATTGACACCACCACCGAAAAGTTCCGCAGCCTGGCGTTGGTCAAGATCGAGCTTTCTGCGCACCTTGGCGATGTAGTCTGGATCAACGTAGGCTGAGTTTATCTGCCGCTGGAATAAGCCAACTAATTCGCTGTAACGGTCGCCATGTTCACGATTAAGAATAACTTCACCACAAGCAGGACAAAAATCGCCTGTCACCGATGGGATGGTGGTGGTTTCGCCTTTATATGTGTAGGGTATGTCGCGCGTGTCATTGATCAGTTCTGCTGCACCACAGCATGGGCATTTCATAGTCATAGCTCCTTAAATGAGACGATTAACACATCATCGATGACGGTAAGCTTCAGATACACTTCATCACCACTTACTGTTTTGGTGCGGTATACGTCTTGCCAAACACAATGATCAGCATGAGTCGTCATACTCTTATAGAAATCAGCAGAGGTGAGCGATGAGACAACGGTACACATACCAGCTAGGTCGTTGATGCCAAGCTCACGCGCCCCATTAAATGCGCTGGCAGTAGCGCTGACCCGTCCAGCCTCGATTATGGCTTTGACAGTTAATAGCTTGCAGTGCGGGGTGCCTTTTTCCATGCGGTTATTGTAACTCAATAGGTTAATTTGTCAATTAGGTTAATTGGGGTGTCTCAGAAAACGGAAAAAATCGTACGCTAAGGCTCTAACGCGCCTTCTCGCAAACGATGGTTTTTGAGATGGCTTTCTGGGAAAGCGGCGCGGCTTGGATG
Protein-coding sequences here:
- a CDS encoding type II toxin-antitoxin system MqsA family antitoxin; this translates as MKCPCCGAAELINDTRDIPYTYKGETTTIPSVTGDFCPACGEVILNREHGDRYSELVGLFQRQINSAYVDPDYIAKVRRKLDLDQRQAAELFGGGVNAFSRYENGKTKPPLALVKLFKLLDRHPDLLTEVRTA
- a CDS encoding type II toxin-antitoxin system MqsR family toxin, coding for MEKGTPHCKLLTVKAIIEAGRVSATASAFNGARELGINDLAGMCTVVSSLTSADFYKSMTTHADHCVWQDVYRTKTVSGDEVYLKLTVIDDVLIVSFKEL